Proteins found in one Amphiprion ocellaris isolate individual 3 ecotype Okinawa chromosome 22, ASM2253959v1, whole genome shotgun sequence genomic segment:
- the LOC129347977 gene encoding kinesin heavy chain-like, translated as MQRLPQLQLQRRQAGRVNGGRVDEGMKLSTIQKTTEEECKQSGMTKELQTLHNLLKLLVQDLTTRVKKVSISSFLL; from the exons atgcagcgtctccctcag cttcagctccagagacggcaggcgggacgagtcaacggaggccgggtggacgaaggcatgaagctgagtacaatccagaaaacaacagaggaggagtgcaaaCAGAGtggcatg accaaagaactacagactcttcacaacctgctcaaactcttggtacaggacctcaccacacgggtcaagaaggtttccatctcctcatttctactctga